The sequence below is a genomic window from Thermodesulfobacteriota bacterium.
TTGATGATCCGCAGTGTATAGACTTTAGCTTTGACGGAACTGGTAACATGTTTGTTTGTAGCTTCGAAACAGATGAGGTTCTTCAGTATTCAAGATTTACTGGAGCTTTTCTTGGAGTTTTCGTTCCGCCAGGAAATGGAACACTAGATGGGCCCACATATATAGCCTTTAAAGACAAAGCAGGAAGTGGAAGCAGCAGTAGCTGTTCTATAGCAAGCGCCGGCATGAGCACAAAAGCTGCAATACCTGCTTTAATTCTATTTGCTCCAATTCTGTTTGTAGCAGTTAGAAGAATGGCAAGATCTTAATTAGATAAAAAGAAGTGTAAAACTTAAAAGGGAGCCTCATGGCTCCCTTTTTTATTTGAAGAACTAATTTTGTCTTATCTGTTATTCAGACTCTTGTGTTATAGCACTTACTGCCCTATGCGCAGCTGCAAGCGCACCTTCAATATGCCCCGGATTTTCAGCTGATGTCTCAGTCGATGCCCAATGCAAAAAGCCTTCCATTTGAGGCTCTGCAAACGCAGGCTGCCCGAATGCTTGATAAGTAACAAGACGTTCAACTTCTGGAGGTGATGTATAAGGCTCGTGCCTCCAATCAAGTATATAAAGCTCCTTTGGCTTCTTGGCTTTAGCACCGAACAGTGCAGAAAGCTGTTCAAGTAGTGACTCTCTAGAGAATGTTGGCTGACTAACTTTTTGGGGCGGAGCAAAACCAAAAAGCGCTGCAGGCTCACCATCAGGCCCGCTCATATCATGAACCTCTCTCATTGGTCCAACGTAGCTGATTGCCGATCCCGCAAGACCCTCATATCGCCAAAAAGGTTCAGAATAAATTGCCACTAATTTAGTTATAGGCCCCATCCATACAGGTGTGATTCTTGCTAATTTAAATAACTGTTCAGGGAGTTGTGGATTAAATTCAATAGTTGTAACAGCTAATGGAGGCGGTATGGCAAGTACAACATGCTTGGCTGAGT
It includes:
- a CDS encoding NAD(P)/FAD-dependent oxidoreductase, whose product is KSEIKMDNVRVDVVIIGAGIAGLAAARELNFKGYSIAVLEARDRIGGRLLSDSKFGLDLGATWFWPNEPRITKLVSDLGIETFPQHTSGDALYQTPDGVERIHGNPIDVYSSRFTHGAQSLAAAVAKGLPDGAIRLSEPVAQIISSNAEIHIETKVATYSAKHVVLAIPPPLAVTTIEFNPQLPEQLFKLARITPVWMGPITKLVAIYSEPFWRYEGLAGSAISYVGPMREVHDMSGPDGEPAALFGFAPPQKVSQPTFSRESLLEQLSALFGAKAKKPKELYILDWRHEPYTSPPEVERLVTYQAFGQPAFAEPQMEGFLHWASTETSAENPGHIEGALAAAHRAVSAITQESE